TTTTCTTTTGTAGTACGCGTAGcctccccccctctcctcccctccaaacATAGCCTGCCCACAAAACGCATCCATCCCTCTCGCTTATATATAGACCCCACCTCTCCTCCCCTCACCCCCACCGTCCCACCTCCCTCTCTCTCGCTCCTGCCGTGCTTTCTCTCTCTAACTACAAGCGTGCCCGCCGGCCATGGGGTTCCCCTCAGTGTGCTACTGCGTCATCCTGCCGCAGCCGCTCATCCTGGTGCTGCAGCTGCTCGACTTCCTCCGCCACGCGGTCCTGCTCTGCCTCTCCTCGCTCGGCCTCGCGGCGCCGCCGGCGGCCGACGACCACCCGGCCTACGCGCCGCCGCCGGACCTCTGGGCCGTGGCGGAGGCAGCGGCTCCCTCGTCCTCTTTATCCCTGGCATCCGGGCCGGCGCCCGCGCCGGCGGCCATCAAGGCGCGCCTCCCCGCCGTCCGGTATGCTGACCTCAAGAGCCGGCGCTGCGCCGCCGGGGCCGCGGCGGCGTCGACCTGCTGCGCCGTGTGCCTGGGCGCGCTCGAGGCGCGGCACCGCGTCCGCGAGCTCGGCAACTGCGCGCACGCCTTCCACAAGGCCTGCATAGACAAGTGGGTCGACAAGGGTCAGGCTACTTGCCCCCTCTGCCGCGCGCTCCTCCTCCCCACCGACGCCGACGCCGGCAAGCTGCCCTCTTTTTCCTTCTGACCTCACGCTCCAAGGAGCGACCCTTCTGCCGCTGCGGCCTCGCCGCCAGAGATAGGTCAGTCCGTAtagctagctagctaggcccttctCCATCCATCCGCCCATCTCTCCACGGATCCATGCTTTCACGAGAGAAATCAAAAGgggatgagagagagagagagagagagagagagagagagagagagagacagagcgAGAAGAAGaggtgtgcgtgcgtgtgtgtacgTTTGTGTGGTGGAGTATTATTGGTAGGTGAGGCACTAATTATGAGGAGGACAGGGATGGCTACCTGCATTGGATCTGGTGAATGAGCACTATGCATAGCACTTGCAGATCCATATgctcttctctctctttttcaGCTCCTCTTCAACCTCACCCACTTCACTTTTTTAATCTTCTTTTTTGTAATTTCCTTCCCCTTCTCCTTTTCTTTTCTCCTTTTCTATTAACTTATTTTATGAGGGGAATTAAGAGAGAGAGATCAAGAAAGAGAGATGTACATAGCTGCCTCCACTTGACAATATCGAAGAATGAATAAGAATTGTCTGACATCACTCAACTTATCTTATTCTTTGCCGTGCGCTTTTTTTTCGTATATCAAAGTTATATACGTGGATTGTATTGTAAAAGAGGTTATGTAGATTGTATGTAGTGTAGGTGGTGGATGGACCTCAATTGGGCTTTTCCCAATAGTAGATATGTTACCATCATGTTTGGTGTTTAGAGGGTAAGCCTCACGTCAATGTAGAGGGGTTAGGATAAGCATTGCTTAAAGCAACGTGCACAGTGCTTAATTAATCGACACTACGTGCTACTAGCCACTTCCCTCAAATACTTACCAGACACTAGTAATGGTGCACGCAGCACGCTGCACGCACAATGCGCGATAGGATTGAAAAGGTACTATATTTTCTTTGTTTGTCAGACAACTAAACTAATCATCTACTCTCTCCGTTCCCAAATGtactttctagagatttcaacaggtgactacatacggagcaaaattaATGAATCTAcacactaaaatatgtctacatgcaTCCGTATATTGTATTCTATTTGAAAtgtctacaaagacttatatttaggaacggagggagtacatatgtCAATAACATCTTTCGCCGCAAATACATATTCAAGATGTCAAAATATACAAATGACTGCTATAAGAGATGCCGGAGTAACCACCTCCTGCGGGCGTCCTCCTTTTTTTTTGCAGACATCCTCGCTCACGAGTGCCTTTCGCACCGTCCCATCCGCACGCCCCTCGCTGCGTTGTCTGCTTGGCGCCCTCCCCATCATCTTTACTGGTGCTCCTGAGCTAGCGGCCTTGGGGGTCCATGACGCGTGGGTCGCGGACGCGCTCGGGCTACCTTTCTATGGTGTTTTCTGTTGCCCTTACATGCACATTTCGTGTGATTGGTCGATGTGGACGTAGCCATGCCTTACCTGGCCGTCGGTAACTCCCAATTTGTTCGTGGGCTACGAGGAGGGTGGGCTGGAGGCTGGTTCTCGGCATGTTCGAGAGTCTGTTGTGGTATTCAGTTTGTCTTGTGTGGTGTTGCCCGGGTGGCGTAGCCGTGCCTTACTTAGTTGTTAGCTTATGTTGGTTAGGCTATGCCAGGTATATCTCGTGCGTTGTTGTCAGGGTGGTGAATGGTATGCTGTTGTCGGATACTTTACTCTCGTTGTGTTTTCGGTGGGTGTTGGGATGTCGGTGTGGAGGCTGGTTCTCGCCCAGCACCGGGATGCTCGGTTTGTCCAGTTTCGTGTTGCCCAAATCATTCGTACTTCCATTGTTGCAGGGGTGGTGGACGGTCGGTAGTTTTCGGTTGCGTTGTGCCAGCTACTCTAGGTTTATTGTCGGTGGTCGGTGAGGATGTCACTGTGGAGGTTGGTTCTTGTTCGTCGTGGTACTCGATTTGGTGTTTCCTGGGTCGGTCATGCATGATATACGTGGATTTGGGAGGGATACCGTGTGTCGGTGGGGGCGGGTACTCATGTTCTCGCTCTTTGTGTGACGCAGGTGCTTATTCTTTGATGTGTGTGCTACTTGTGATAGACGTTGGGAtttctccgaagaggaagggcgaTGTAGTATAGTAATAgatagtatttccctcagttaagaatcAAGATTTATCGAACCAGCAGGAGACACTACACAAAAAAgataaacggtacctgcacacacaAAGCAAATGCTTGCACCCAATGAAAGCAAGAGGGTTGTCAACCCCCTCACCAATTGCAAGGACTAAATCTGGTAGTGGTAGATAGATAAAATAGAAATAGAAATAGaaataaaaggaaaataaattACAACAATATTTCTAGGGTTTCAGTAAACATCAAGTGAGTAGATCCGAGGGCCATAGGTTCAGTAGAGGCATCTCTCTCATAAGCATAttaatggtgggtaaacaaattactgtcgggcAATTAACAGAATAACACATAGATATGATGATTCTTCATGgcatgatcaatatataggcattaCGTTTGTGACAAGTAGAATGTTAAACTTACTGACgcctactactattactccaccccttgaccactatccagcatgcattgcAAGGTATTAAGTTTATAATAAAGAGAGTAATGTTTGAAgcatgatgacataatgtagacaaaaTAAGACAAATAATATGTTCAAACCCCGTCGTTTTACcgttagtagcaacaatacaaatatgtgcgTTGCAACTCCTCCTCACAGagtaaggacaccgcaagattgaacctactaccaagcacctctcccactgaagataaattGATATAATTGGCCTAAAGAGAtagatagatcagagagaaatacaaggctataaaaTTACACATAGATAAATATCAGAAAATGCTCAAATACTATCAATGAAtaatttgatcataaacccacaattcatcggatcccaacaaacacaccgcataGTTTACATCGGATCGGTCTCAGgtgagatcattgtattgaagatcaagaGAGATAGAGGggtgagagaaagagagagacaTAGCTACTGCTATAGACCCGTAGATCATGTGATAACTAGTCATACATCATCATGGACGCAACAAGGTTAATGAAGATGGCCTCCGtgatggattccccctccggcagagtaccgaaAAAGGCCTTCAAATGGGACCACGGAAGAACAGAGACTTCCGGCGGTGATAAAATTGTTTCGAGGCCTCCCCTAGGAGTTTCTGGATATATGAGAATTTGTAGCACTGGAGTTAGGTAAAACGAAGCAACGAGTGGGCCACAAGGCCCCAGGAcgtgccccctgccttgtggctcCCTCGCATGTCTTCTGGCCTCCTCCTGAAGCTTCTAGGGGTCTCCTTTTGTCcagaaaaaatcttcaaaaagtttcatcgtgtttggatttcgtttggtacggattttctggaaaaccaaaaacaagcagaaaacaggaactggcactgggcactgagttaataggttagttcccaaaaatgatataaattggcatataaagcatacaagataatataatagcatgacacaataacaaattatagatacattggagacttatcaacatccccaagctgaACTCCTGCTCtttctcgagtaggtaaatgttaAAACAAAGTTTTTGATGTGAAGTGCTACTTAACATGTCTTAATCATAAAATCATTTTGGTATGAATGTTGGGCGATGACTTAATAGATATCAAAACGATAATATGCAAGAATGCTAGAAAATAATCGTTAATCTTAAAAACAATGCTAAATAACGTTATCCCTACTTAGTCATGTAAGCATGGCATAACTCGGTCTTCCTAGCATAAAGTATAAATCATGAACACCCCATTGCCAAACCAAGCAATTGTATCATACTTTTTCATGCTTCAGCCTTTGCAACTCCACttaatacatgagcatgagccatggatttCGTACTTTGGACGACAAAGAGAATGATGGTAGAGGTTTATAAGGGAAGACAAAAAAGTTGAGAAAGTCCCGCATCAACTCGGTGAATCGTTAGGCAATGGAGAGGCCTTACAATCAATAACAATGTGAGgaatagggattgccatgcaacggatgcactagagctataagtgtatgaaagctctctatatgaaactaagtgggtgttcatcaaacttgcttgctcatgaagacctcgagcatttgaggaagctcgtcatcggaatatacaagccaagttctataatgtaaaaaatcccactagtatatgaaagtgacaactcatggagactctctatatgaagaacatggtgctactttgaagcacaagtctggtaaaggatagtaacattgccccttctctattTTTCCCTCTCTCATTTTTAGAACAATATCATGAACCTCATCCCCACTTTTTCGAGGACTCATCAGTTTCCATCATTCTTTTTCTCACTCggataatgctctaataatgatgttcgtcacacttctatttacttacagcTCAATATGTTGAATGATATGACTACATATGAAAGTCCCTgacagtgtaccaggatgtgcaatgatctagcgtaacaatATAACAAATGATGAACAGTGGCTTTTCCACAAAATATCATGTCAGCtttatatgatcatgcaaagcaaaatgacaatgaatgctcaagtcatgtgaAGAGTAACGGTGgtagttgcatggcaatatatctcggaatggctataggaatgccatggtaggtaggtatggtggatatTTTGAGgaaagatataataaggctt
This sequence is a window from Aegilops tauschii subsp. strangulata cultivar AL8/78 chromosome 7, Aet v6.0, whole genome shotgun sequence. Protein-coding genes within it:
- the LOC109755835 gene encoding brassinosteroid-responsive RING protein 1, with product MGFPSVCYCVILPQPLILVLQLLDFLRHAVLLCLSSLGLAAPPAADDHPAYAPPPDLWAVAEAAAPSSSLSLASGPAPAPAAIKARLPAVRYADLKSRRCAAGAAAASTCCAVCLGALEARHRVRELGNCAHAFHKACIDKWVDKGQATCPLCRALLLPTDADAGKLPSFSF